The Pseudomonadota bacterium genome includes a region encoding these proteins:
- the recR gene encoding recombination protein RecR: MSEDPFDELLAALRCLPGVGSRSAQRMALQLLERDRDGGRRLARALERAMHEIHRCLRCRNFTAGELCRICASARRSAEVLCVVESPADVLAIETATAFDGRYFVLLGRLSPLDGIGPGDLGLDLLARRLDEEPIGELIIATNTTVEGEATAQYLREMAERRGIRISRLAQGVPLGGELEHTDRSTIAHAFSTRLPMR, encoded by the coding sequence ATGAGTGAGGATCCGTTCGACGAGCTGCTCGCCGCGCTGCGCTGCCTGCCCGGCGTCGGGTCGCGCTCGGCCCAGCGTATGGCCCTGCAACTGCTCGAGCGCGACCGGGACGGCGGTCGGCGTCTTGCCAGAGCGCTGGAACGGGCCATGCACGAGATTCATCGCTGCCTGCGCTGCCGCAATTTCACCGCCGGTGAGCTGTGCCGGATCTGCGCCAGCGCGCGTCGTTCGGCCGAGGTGCTGTGCGTCGTGGAAAGCCCCGCCGATGTGCTGGCCATCGAGACTGCCACGGCCTTCGACGGACGCTATTTCGTGCTGCTCGGCCGGCTGTCGCCGCTTGACGGTATCGGCCCCGGTGATCTCGGCCTGGATTTGCTGGCCAGACGGCTGGACGAGGAACCGATTGGCGAGCTGATCATTGCCACGAATACCACCGTCGAGGGCGAGGCTACGGCCCAGTATCTGCGTGAAATGGCCGAGCGACGCGGCATTCGCATCTCGCGCCTGGCCCAGGGTGTGCCGCTTGGTGGCGAGCTTGAGCATACCGATCGATCCACGATTGCACATGCCTTCAGTACGCGGCTGCCGATGCGCTAG
- a CDS encoding class I SAM-dependent methyltransferase, producing the protein MSPQLQSDREQDFGRDPVEVRETDHYQKEYVHRFVDKWDELIDWDARYQSEGDFFIRLLKERGARRILDVATGTGFHSVRLVEAGFEVCSVDGSAEMLAKAFDNGKRRGHILRTIQADWRWLNRDVHAAYDAVICLGNSFTHLFSERDRRKALAEFYATLKHDGCLILDQRNYDAILDDGFSSRHKYYYCGRQVSAEPEHVDEGLARFRYTFPDRSVFHLNMYPLRRDYTRRLMHEVGFQKIATYADFEEDSECGRSTDNPDFFVHVAEKRYDPEEQPTLDVSAQTNLDKEPQ; encoded by the coding sequence ATGTCACCGCAACTGCAGTCTGATCGGGAACAGGACTTCGGCCGGGATCCGGTCGAGGTCCGCGAAACCGATCATTACCAGAAAGAGTACGTTCATCGTTTCGTCGACAAGTGGGACGAACTGATCGACTGGGATGCGCGCTATCAGAGCGAAGGTGATTTTTTTATACGCCTGCTCAAGGAGCGCGGCGCCCGGCGCATTCTGGATGTGGCGACCGGCACCGGGTTTCACTCGGTTCGCCTGGTCGAGGCCGGCTTCGAGGTGTGCAGCGTCGACGGGTCGGCCGAGATGCTGGCCAAGGCATTCGACAATGGCAAGCGACGCGGACACATCCTGCGCACCATCCAGGCCGACTGGCGCTGGCTCAATCGGGACGTGCATGCCGCCTACGATGCCGTCATCTGCCTGGGCAATTCCTTCACCCACCTGTTTTCGGAACGTGATCGCCGCAAGGCGCTGGCCGAGTTCTATGCCACGCTCAAGCACGACGGCTGCCTGATTCTGGACCAGCGCAACTATGACGCCATTCTCGACGATGGCTTCTCGTCCAGGCACAAGTACTACTACTGCGGCCGCCAGGTCAGCGCCGAGCCTGAACATGTCGACGAAGGGCTGGCCCGCTTCCGCTATACCTTTCCGGACCGCTCGGTCTTCCACTTGAACATGTACCCGTTAAGGCGCGACTACACGCGTCGACTGATGCATGAGGTCGGTTTCCAGAAGATCGCCACCTATGCCGATTTTGAGGAGGATTCCGAGTGCGGGCGCTCGACGGATAATCCGGATTTCTTTGTTCATGTTGCCGAGAAGCGCTACGACCCGGAGGAGCAACCAACCCTCGACGTTTCTGCTCAAACCAATCTCGACAAGGAGCCTCAATGA
- a CDS encoding agglutinin biogenesis protein MshI, translating into MKLFRKRRQARTITGVHLANGLIAAATIDRERGRQSRLLHAECIEISGRSDPERALRAALPPDHSTVNLVMAVDHYDLLLVEAPRVEPSELRAAVRWKVKNLIDFHIDDAVIDVFEIPGQQNRPQGQAMMYAVAARAREIQERIDLLENADCELHAIDITEMAMRNLAGRLDEDVRGVALLYFSDDHGLITLTHQGSLYLSRRLDTGIGAMLEDAAAAFDQITLEIQRSLDYYDSHFGQPPVSALYVLPGFAAHDALIEGLRDQLNVPVAGYSVDDVTTVETALPDQHAGPLLIALGGALRHEEVGL; encoded by the coding sequence TTGAAATTGTTCCGAAAACGGCGGCAGGCCAGAACCATTACCGGCGTCCACCTCGCGAATGGTCTGATCGCCGCTGCAACCATCGACCGGGAGCGCGGGCGGCAGTCCCGCCTGCTGCACGCCGAGTGCATCGAGATATCGGGCCGCAGCGATCCCGAACGAGCGCTGCGCGCAGCGCTGCCCCCCGATCACTCAACGGTCAACCTGGTTATGGCGGTCGATCACTATGACCTGCTGCTGGTCGAGGCACCACGGGTCGAACCCTCCGAACTGCGCGCCGCCGTGCGCTGGAAAGTCAAGAACCTGATCGACTTCCACATCGATGATGCAGTCATTGATGTTTTCGAGATTCCCGGGCAGCAGAATCGCCCCCAGGGCCAGGCCATGATGTATGCCGTAGCTGCCCGGGCACGCGAGATCCAGGAGCGCATTGACCTGCTCGAGAACGCCGACTGCGAGCTGCACGCCATCGACATCACCGAAATGGCCATGCGCAATCTTGCCGGCCGCCTGGATGAGGACGTGCGCGGGGTCGCGCTGCTCTATTTCAGTGACGATCACGGGCTGATCACACTGACCCACCAGGGCAGTCTGTATCTGAGCCGTCGGCTCGACACCGGTATCGGGGCCATGCTGGAGGATGCTGCCGCGGCGTTCGATCAGATCACACTCGAAATACAGCGCTCGCTTGACTACTACGACAGCCACTTCGGCCAGCCGCCGGTCAGCGCACTGTACGTGCTGCCGGGTTTCGCGGCTCACGATGCGCTGATCGAAGGTCTGAGGGACCAGCTCAACGTTCCGGTTGCCGGCTACTCGGTCGATGATGTCACAACCGTCGAGACCGCCCTGCCCGACCAGCACGCCGGACCCCTGCTGATTGCACTGGGCGGCGCCCTGCGTCACGAGGAGGTTGGTTTGTGA
- a CDS encoding DNA polymerase Y family protein, which translates to MAPPRAASEPATLWAGIHCLRLLLKAVWPVTPKHDPVAVHDASRPPRIVQVNWPAWRRGVRPGQTLDNALAVVPSLQSLPRNPAMEARLLEQLALIAYAHSHQVVLDPPDTVVLEITGSRRLRGSTDNILSLLEQQLMCTGLDSRIGTAVTPMAAGLLARLGRHADSHTALQRLLAQLPIDRLALPQGSRRALAGCGLRTLGEWLQLPLPERTRRFGEKFSAALLRRSGLQATALDHWCPPDECRLRLELPAATASSGALQFIFRRALDHVQAWMTARDHALTRLRIVLEREDRAGTILLTLGLSRPGRDDNHLLELFVLKLESLRLPAAIDALMVAADSTAAYSPPQTDLFSGHNRGDAWSALLDRLDARLGEHGLASLAPCADHRPEHAVTWTRPGNTIPVTERSPPRPLWLLPVPRRCPRQRLCLEDGPERIESGWWDGEDICRDYWVARDSLGRRVWAFHEHRPRKGWFVHGFFNAWPISE; encoded by the coding sequence ATGGCACCGCCCCGCGCCGCATCCGAACCGGCCACACTGTGGGCCGGTATTCACTGTCTACGACTGCTTCTGAAGGCAGTCTGGCCCGTGACGCCGAAACACGATCCGGTCGCCGTGCACGACGCCAGCCGGCCTCCACGCATCGTTCAGGTCAATTGGCCTGCATGGCGCCGCGGCGTCCGGCCCGGCCAGACGCTGGACAATGCCCTGGCGGTGGTTCCGTCGCTGCAGAGCCTGCCTCGAAACCCGGCCATGGAGGCAAGGCTGCTTGAACAGCTTGCGCTGATCGCCTATGCCCACAGTCACCAGGTGGTGCTCGATCCGCCGGATACCGTGGTGCTGGAAATCACCGGCAGTCGCCGCTTGCGCGGCAGCACCGACAACATACTGTCACTGCTCGAGCAGCAGCTGATGTGTACCGGTCTCGATAGTCGCATCGGTACGGCCGTTACCCCCATGGCCGCTGGCCTGCTGGCTCGGCTGGGCCGGCACGCCGACAGCCATACTGCGCTACAGCGCCTGCTGGCGCAGCTGCCGATTGACCGGTTGGCGCTTCCGCAGGGGTCCCGCCGGGCCCTGGCAGGCTGCGGCCTGCGAACGCTCGGCGAGTGGTTGCAGCTGCCGCTACCGGAACGCACCCGCCGCTTTGGTGAAAAATTCAGCGCGGCGCTGCTCAGGCGCAGCGGCCTGCAGGCAACCGCGCTCGATCACTGGTGTCCTCCCGATGAATGCCGGCTGAGGCTGGAACTGCCGGCAGCCACCGCCAGTAGCGGTGCACTGCAGTTCATTTTTCGGCGTGCACTCGATCATGTCCAGGCCTGGATGACGGCACGGGATCATGCGCTGACTCGCCTGAGGATCGTATTGGAACGCGAGGATCGTGCCGGCACCATACTGCTGACGCTGGGGCTGTCGCGCCCGGGCCGGGATGACAATCACCTGCTTGAACTGTTTGTGCTCAAGCTCGAATCACTGCGGCTACCGGCAGCAATCGATGCGCTAATGGTCGCTGCCGACAGCACCGCTGCCTATTCCCCGCCGCAGACCGACCTGTTCTCCGGCCACAACCGCGGCGATGCCTGGTCAGCCCTGCTCGACCGCCTGGACGCACGCCTGGGCGAGCACGGGCTGGCCAGTCTGGCGCCTTGCGCCGACCATCGCCCAGAGCATGCCGTGACCTGGACACGGCCGGGCAACACGATACCCGTGACCGAACGATCCCCGCCGCGACCCCTGTGGCTGCTGCCTGTACCGCGCCGCTGCCCACGGCAGCGCCTGTGCCTGGAGGATGGCCCCGAACGCATCGAGTCGGGCTGGTGGGATGGCGAAGACATCTGTCGTGATTACTGGGTTGCCCGTGACTCGCTCGGCCGGCGAGTCTGGGCATTTCACGAGCACCGGCCGCGCAAGGGCTGGTTCGTGCACGGGTTCTTCAACGCCTGGCCGATTTCGGAATAA
- a CDS encoding PilN domain-containing protein, whose amino-acid sequence MNQQINLYQPIFRKQQIIFSAATIAWIAAGLLALLLAWSALVGQRINRLEAEHQRQLAAEQRAVERLGEMRADMPPSEPDPELVGAVEQLEARRENLHSSLQALALRLPARDGELLGHIDALARAVPQGLWLTGVRLAAEGQELTISGRALAARLVPEYLDRLSEEAMLTGTAFGRFSISASNDEMPGVTFILTTTEAE is encoded by the coding sequence GTGAACCAGCAGATCAACCTCTATCAGCCGATCTTTCGAAAGCAGCAGATCATCTTTTCGGCTGCGACGATTGCCTGGATCGCGGCCGGACTACTGGCGCTTCTTCTTGCCTGGTCAGCCCTGGTCGGCCAGCGCATCAACCGGCTGGAGGCCGAACACCAGCGCCAGCTGGCCGCCGAGCAGCGAGCAGTCGAACGCCTCGGCGAGATGCGTGCCGACATGCCGCCATCGGAGCCCGACCCGGAGCTTGTCGGGGCGGTCGAGCAGCTCGAGGCGCGCCGCGAAAACCTGCACAGCAGCCTACAGGCGCTCGCGCTCCGGCTGCCCGCCCGCGACGGCGAGCTGCTCGGACACATCGACGCCCTGGCCCGCGCCGTACCGCAGGGACTGTGGCTGACCGGCGTCAGGCTGGCCGCAGAAGGTCAGGAACTGACGATCAGCGGAAGGGCCCTAGCCGCCCGCCTGGTGCCCGAATACCTCGACAGGCTTTCTGAAGAGGCAATGCTGACGGGCACGGCCTTTGGCCGTTTCAGCATTTCAGCCAGCAACGACGAGATGCCCGGCGTGACCTTCATTCTGACGACGACGGAGGCCGAATAA
- a CDS encoding GspB domain-containing protein — MRFFTLIVMLAGGCVLQAAGPPDPTRPPDSAEISAWFGAPADGEREQPYRLQSVLISPQRRIAVINGQRVQIGDRLGSARVNAIEPDGVVLEAAGNQRFLTLANRYRTDRDPSGGIHR; from the coding sequence ATGCGTTTTTTCACGCTGATTGTCATGCTCGCCGGCGGCTGTGTGCTGCAGGCTGCCGGACCGCCCGACCCGACCCGGCCACCCGACAGCGCCGAGATCAGCGCGTGGTTCGGGGCGCCGGCTGACGGCGAGCGCGAACAGCCCTATCGCCTGCAGTCGGTGCTGATCTCGCCCCAACGCAGGATCGCGGTCATCAACGGCCAGCGCGTGCAGATCGGCGACCGCCTCGGTAGCGCCAGGGTCAACGCCATCGAGCCGGACGGGGTTGTGCTCGAAGCAGCCGGCAATCAACGGTTTCTGACCCTTGCAAACCGGTATCGTACCGACAGGGATCCATCAGGAGGCATCCACCGATGA
- the dnaX gene encoding DNA polymerase III subunit gamma/tau produces the protein MSYQVLARKWRPRDFSQLVGQSHVVKVLSNGLAQGRVHHAFLFTGTRGVGKTTIARILAKSLNCVDGVTAEPCGQCANCVAIDEGRFVDLLEIDAASRTKVDDTREILDNVQYAPSSGRFKVYLIDEVHMLSRHSFNALLKTLEEPPDHVKFVLATTDPQQIPVTILSRCLQFNLRRLTTDEIGGQLGRILEDEGIEAESTAITLLARAADGSMRDGLSLLDQALAGSGRLTESEVREMLGSVEQRHVHAIVEALAEGDAAAAIAAVEAVFSQARGMAALLTDLAETLHRIALIQQLEDYRDDSRADWEALLQLAGRLDPEDVQLFYQIAVTGRRDLPLAPTERSGCEMTVLRMFAFRPVAHGEPAVSGGGAGRSADAAGPADTFDAERAQGDAPELNAANWPEVLSSLSLSDSFRAVAGLLGVRSVHVPNIEFTAARDDVAIMTNKFRQALETALSDWAGRALRVRIVAVDDPVPATPAQLEQDRVEQVRADAEAAIDNDPVVQRLVRHFDAEVVRESIRPVNTRSH, from the coding sequence TTGAGTTATCAGGTACTTGCCAGGAAGTGGCGGCCGCGCGATTTTTCGCAGCTGGTGGGTCAGTCGCACGTTGTCAAGGTCTTGTCCAACGGTCTGGCGCAGGGTCGGGTGCACCATGCATTCCTGTTTACCGGAACGCGCGGGGTCGGCAAGACCACGATTGCCCGCATTCTCGCCAAATCGCTCAACTGTGTAGACGGCGTGACCGCCGAGCCCTGTGGCCAATGCGCGAACTGTGTTGCGATTGATGAGGGTCGGTTCGTTGACCTGCTCGAGATTGACGCTGCGTCGCGGACCAAGGTCGACGATACGCGCGAAATTCTCGACAACGTTCAGTACGCACCCTCCAGTGGTCGCTTCAAGGTCTACCTCATTGACGAAGTGCACATGCTCTCGCGGCACAGCTTCAATGCCCTGCTCAAAACGCTTGAGGAGCCCCCGGATCACGTCAAGTTCGTGCTGGCGACTACCGATCCGCAGCAAATACCGGTCACCATCCTGTCACGTTGCCTGCAGTTCAATCTGCGGCGTCTGACGACCGACGAAATCGGCGGCCAGCTTGGCCGCATTCTCGAGGATGAAGGCATCGAGGCCGAATCGACAGCCATTACGCTGCTCGCGCGCGCTGCTGATGGCAGCATGCGTGACGGGCTGAGTCTGCTCGATCAGGCGCTGGCCGGGTCCGGCCGGCTGACCGAAAGCGAAGTGCGCGAGATGCTCGGCAGCGTCGAGCAACGTCACGTCCACGCGATTGTCGAGGCGCTGGCCGAGGGCGATGCAGCGGCGGCCATTGCCGCCGTGGAAGCAGTATTTTCCCAGGCGCGTGGTATGGCGGCACTGCTCACCGACCTGGCCGAAACCTTGCACCGGATTGCGCTGATCCAGCAGCTGGAGGATTACCGCGACGACAGCCGGGCCGACTGGGAAGCGCTGCTGCAGCTCGCCGGACGGCTGGATCCGGAAGATGTCCAGCTGTTCTACCAGATCGCGGTCACTGGACGCCGCGACCTGCCCCTGGCGCCGACCGAGCGCAGCGGCTGCGAGATGACGGTTCTGAGGATGTTTGCGTTTCGTCCGGTCGCCCATGGCGAACCGGCCGTCAGCGGCGGCGGTGCAGGGCGGTCGGCGGATGCGGCGGGGCCGGCTGATACCTTCGATGCCGAGCGAGCGCAGGGTGATGCGCCGGAACTGAATGCCGCAAACTGGCCGGAAGTGCTGTCTTCGTTGTCGCTCAGCGACTCGTTCCGGGCGGTTGCCGGCCTGCTGGGAGTTCGCTCGGTCCATGTTCCGAACATCGAGTTCACGGCTGCTCGCGACGATGTTGCGATCATGACGAACAAGTTTCGTCAGGCGCTGGAGACGGCACTGAGCGACTGGGCCGGGCGAGCGCTGAGGGTGCGCATCGTTGCGGTCGATGACCCGGTGCCGGCGACACCGGCGCAGCTTGAGCAGGATCGTGTGGAGCAGGTCCGGGCCGATGCCGAGGCAGCGATCGACAATGATCCGGTCGTGCAGCGCCTGGTTCGCCATTTCGACGCGGAGGTCGTCCGCGAGTCCATCCGTCCGGTCAATACACGGAGTCACTGA
- a CDS encoding methyltransferase domain-containing protein — translation MTTENYSKVVQTAREYYNSKDADSFYFHIWGGEDIHIGLYKNDSEPIADASRRTVARMADLIGPLGKHHRVIDLGAGYGGSMRYLVRKYGCRCVALNLSEVENARNREMNRKQGLDNSIKVVDGDFTRLPYEDDFFDVVWSQDAFLHSGERARVLEEAVNVLKPGGQLIFTDPMQADDAPAGELQPIYDRIHLDSLGSPSFYREVLGELGMEERVAEDHSEQLSRHYARVRRELVIHEEELENRGVSRDYIERMKVGLQHWVDGGYKGYLNWGIFVFRKPD, via the coding sequence ATGACCACCGAAAACTACTCCAAGGTCGTGCAGACCGCTCGCGAGTACTACAACAGCAAGGATGCCGACAGTTTCTATTTTCATATCTGGGGCGGTGAAGACATCCATATCGGCCTGTACAAGAACGACAGTGAGCCGATTGCCGATGCCAGCCGCCGTACCGTGGCCCGCATGGCCGATCTGATCGGCCCGCTCGGCAAGCACCATCGGGTCATTGACCTGGGCGCCGGCTATGGGGGCTCAATGCGCTACCTGGTCCGGAAATACGGTTGTCGCTGTGTCGCACTGAATCTCAGCGAGGTCGAGAATGCGCGCAACCGCGAAATGAACCGCAAACAGGGCCTCGACAACAGCATCAAGGTCGTTGACGGTGATTTCACCCGCCTGCCTTACGAGGATGACTTCTTCGATGTGGTCTGGTCGCAGGATGCATTTCTGCATTCCGGTGAGCGCGCGCGTGTGCTGGAGGAGGCGGTCAACGTGCTCAAGCCCGGTGGACAGCTGATCTTCACCGATCCGATGCAGGCCGACGACGCCCCGGCCGGCGAACTGCAGCCGATCTACGACCGCATTCACCTCGACTCACTGGGATCACCCAGCTTCTATCGCGAAGTGCTCGGTGAGCTGGGCATGGAAGAACGCGTGGCCGAGGACCACAGTGAGCAGCTCTCGCGCCATTACGCCCGCGTGCGTCGCGAGCTGGTCATCCATGAGGAAGAGCTCGAAAACCGCGGGGTCAGCCGCGACTACATCGAGCGCATGAAGGTCGGGCTGCAGCACTGGGTTGACGGTGGCTACAAGGGTTACCTGAACTGGGGCATCTTCGTGTTTCGCAAACCTGACTGA
- the mshL gene encoding pilus (MSHA type) biogenesis protein MshL, whose translation MSRRIYQAVLLTGLLTAGLAACTATGERATEIDQSIRQALEEAAARQPPGVDETRDLLLPPLTGGSVDAPPEERFHVTVESAPARQFLMSLVAETDINMVVHPDVEQTISLELRNVTVPEVLRIVREVYGLEFQRTETGYLVRPPRLETRVYEVSYLDINRKGSSRTRVSSGQSTESPAALQDGLSGMSTSTPLAQPGAGGGDSDLSTGTRIETESESDFWSGLRDAIEGVFDSPDGRNVMVNPISGVVAVRAYPHEQRAIGELLDTIQGSVQRQVILEAKIVEVELHDAYRSGINWTALQDIDGRLASFGQIAGADIFDEGISSIRDRLLDVRPGNPFSGFDGEAFGGSSVIAIDTGDFNAFIELLETQGVTRVLSSPRVATINNQKAVIKVGTDEFFVTGVTGRTATGGTSTTAASSVQLTPFFSGIALDVTPQISSGGDIILHIHPTVSEVQDQTKSFTVAGQEETLPLAFSSVRQSDSIIRARNGQVVVIGGLMRESSIQDRFGTPILSRLPLIGQAFGSRRERTVKTELVILLRPIVIDSDDVWAEQADAPLERLRRMDHTAWPR comes from the coding sequence ATGAGCAGACGTATCTACCAAGCCGTGCTCCTGACCGGCTTGCTCACAGCCGGTCTGGCCGCCTGCACTGCAACCGGCGAGCGCGCCACCGAGATTGACCAGAGCATTCGCCAGGCGCTGGAAGAGGCTGCGGCGAGACAGCCTCCCGGGGTCGACGAGACACGCGATCTGCTGCTGCCACCCCTCACCGGCGGCAGCGTGGACGCACCACCGGAAGAGCGCTTTCACGTCACGGTCGAAAGCGCACCGGCACGTCAGTTTCTGATGAGCCTGGTCGCCGAAACCGACATCAACATGGTCGTACACCCGGATGTTGAGCAGACCATCTCGCTCGAGCTGCGCAACGTTACGGTGCCGGAAGTCCTGCGTATCGTGCGCGAGGTCTACGGCCTGGAGTTCCAGCGCACCGAAACCGGCTACCTGGTTCGCCCGCCACGGCTGGAGACTCGCGTTTACGAAGTCAGCTACCTCGACATCAACCGCAAGGGCAGCTCGCGTACCCGAGTCAGCTCCGGCCAGTCGACGGAAAGCCCGGCGGCCCTGCAGGACGGCCTGAGCGGCATGTCCACATCGACGCCGCTGGCCCAGCCGGGGGCGGGTGGTGGCGACAGCGATCTCTCCACCGGCACGCGCATCGAAACCGAAAGCGAATCCGACTTCTGGTCCGGACTGCGCGACGCCATCGAAGGCGTCTTCGACAGTCCGGATGGCCGTAACGTCATGGTCAATCCCATTTCGGGTGTCGTTGCCGTCCGCGCCTATCCGCACGAGCAACGCGCGATCGGTGAACTGCTGGACACCATTCAGGGCAGCGTTCAACGCCAGGTGATCCTGGAAGCCAAGATCGTCGAAGTGGAACTGCACGATGCCTATCGTTCCGGCATCAACTGGACAGCGCTGCAGGACATTGACGGCCGCCTGGCCAGTTTCGGCCAGATCGCCGGAGCCGACATTTTCGATGAAGGGATTTCTTCGATTCGCGATCGCCTACTCGATGTGAGACCGGGCAACCCGTTTTCGGGTTTTGATGGTGAAGCCTTCGGCGGCAGCTCGGTCATCGCCATCGACACCGGCGATTTCAATGCCTTTATCGAGCTGCTCGAAACCCAGGGCGTGACCCGGGTGCTGTCCAGCCCACGCGTGGCCACCATCAACAATCAGAAAGCCGTCATCAAGGTCGGCACCGACGAATTCTTCGTCACCGGCGTAACCGGCCGCACGGCGACCGGCGGGACCAGCACGACCGCCGCCAGCTCGGTGCAGCTGACGCCTTTTTTCTCCGGCATCGCGCTGGATGTCACCCCGCAGATCAGCAGCGGCGGCGATATCATCCTGCACATCCACCCGACGGTCAGCGAAGTTCAGGATCAGACCAAGAGCTTCACCGTTGCCGGTCAGGAAGAGACCTTGCCGCTGGCCTTTTCCAGCGTTCGCCAGTCCGACAGCATCATTCGGGCCAGAAACGGTCAGGTGGTCGTTATCGGCGGTCTGATGCGCGAGTCTTCGATTCAGGATCGCTTCGGCACCCCGATTCTCAGTCGCCTGCCGCTGATTGGCCAGGCGTTCGGCAGCCGCCGGGAGCGCACCGTCAAGACCGAGCTGGTCATCTTGCTGCGACCGATTGTCATCGATTCCGACGATGTCTGGGCCGAGCAAGCCGACGCGCCGCTCGAGCGACTGCGCCGGATGGATCATACGGCCTGGCCGCGTTGA
- the imuA gene encoding translesion DNA synthesis-associated protein ImuA has product MPAPDQSSTPSLDVLLTTRSDLWRGRKRPAVNTLPTGQAWLDRQLPGGGWPCSRLTELISTHPGAGAFGLLLPALARQTRSGRPVVLVAPPLLPCPQTLACAGLDLSRLIVIRRADQTLWASEQCLKSGLCGAVVAWPAPAAATPTALRRLQLAARSGDAPLFVCYRPEPQLSASSAVLRLMVRPGPVITIMHAAGTAPTGELRPAADNVVTLAGHRPQR; this is encoded by the coding sequence ATGCCGGCCCCCGACCAGTCATCCACACCCAGCCTCGATGTCCTGCTGACGACCCGCTCCGACCTCTGGCGGGGCCGCAAGCGGCCAGCCGTCAATACGCTGCCGACCGGGCAGGCCTGGCTGGACCGGCAACTGCCCGGCGGCGGCTGGCCATGCAGCCGCCTGACCGAGCTGATATCCACGCATCCCGGTGCCGGCGCGTTCGGACTGCTGCTGCCGGCCCTGGCCCGGCAGACCCGATCCGGAAGACCGGTTGTCCTCGTCGCCCCGCCCCTGCTGCCCTGCCCCCAAACGCTGGCCTGCGCCGGCCTGGACCTGAGTCGACTGATCGTCATCCGGCGCGCCGACCAGACCCTGTGGGCAAGTGAGCAGTGCCTCAAAAGCGGTCTGTGTGGTGCAGTCGTTGCCTGGCCGGCGCCAGCAGCCGCTACGCCCACCGCGCTTCGTCGCCTGCAGCTGGCCGCAAGAAGCGGTGACGCCCCGCTGTTTGTCTGCTATCGCCCGGAGCCGCAGTTATCGGCTTCATCGGCAGTACTGCGGCTGATGGTTCGTCCCGGCCCGGTGATCACGATCATGCACGCAGCCGGAACAGCTCCCACCGGCGAGTTGCGGCCGGCAGCGGACAACGTCGTGACGCTTGCCGGACATCGGCCGCAGCGATAA
- a CDS encoding YbaB/EbfC family nucleoid-associated protein: MMKGNIAQLMQQAQKMQENLKQAQQELAELEVTGEAGGGLVRVSMNGRHEVRRVEIDAEIADDREMIEDLSAAAFNDAVSRVQEMAREKMSGLTGGLPLPPGFNLS; this comes from the coding sequence CTGATGAAAGGCAATATCGCCCAGCTCATGCAGCAGGCGCAAAAAATGCAGGAAAACCTCAAACAGGCACAGCAGGAGCTGGCCGAACTGGAAGTGACCGGCGAGGCGGGTGGCGGTCTCGTCCGGGTCTCGATGAACGGCCGCCACGAGGTGCGACGGGTCGAGATCGATGCCGAGATTGCCGATGACCGCGAGATGATCGAGGATCTGAGCGCGGCGGCATTCAATGACGCGGTCAGTCGCGTTCAGGAGATGGCGCGCGAAAAGATGAGCGGTCTGACCGGCGGGCTGCCTCTGCCGCCAGGCTTCAATCTGTCCTGA